The following coding sequences are from one Eucalyptus grandis isolate ANBG69807.140 chromosome 11, ASM1654582v1, whole genome shotgun sequence window:
- the LOC104426747 gene encoding rapid alkalinization factor, which produces MASPSLLTFHTLFLTSLIVAAAAISTSGASASGGGGGDGLAWVAASSKPGRCQGSIAECMAEQGSEFDMDTEVSRRVLATSQYISYGALQRNTVPCSQRGASYYNCQPGAQSNPYSRSCSAVTQCRG; this is translated from the coding sequence ATggcctctccttctctcctcaCTTTCCACACCCTCTTCCTCACGTCGCtcatcgtcgccgccgccgccatctcCACATCCGGCGCCTCAGccagcggtggcggcggcggcgatgggctCGCATGGGTAGCCGCCTCCTCCAAGCCGGGCCGGTGCCAGGGGTCCATCGCGGAGTGCATGGCCGAGCAGGGCAGCGAGTTCGACATGGACACGGAGGTGAGCCGGCGGGTGCTGGCGACATCGCAGTACATAAGCTACGGGGCGCTGCAGCGGAACACGGTGCCGTGCTCGCAGCGGGGGGCCTCCTACTACAACTGCCAGCCAGGGGCGCAGTCCAACCCCTACAGCCGCTCATGCTCCGCCGTGACACAGTGTCGCGGCTAA